A DNA window from Streptomyces sp. 71268 contains the following coding sequences:
- a CDS encoding SLATT domain-containing protein, which translates to MSGRPIPLGDWGEPTERLDELYRWAEEGALRVADWYLADRAWKRRAARALRAGAALAATVGAVLPLLELTHTLSAGAAWGCLALVAAVACLGCDRFFGLTSGWMRDMATAQAVHRRLEALQFDWSVENVREVLGPTDGTASEAAERCLGVLRRFVEDVTELVRAETSDWMIEFGSRSAPLSTQSLAWHARPESGTPLSRLLLPPGTRPNMPRQRPPESPR; encoded by the coding sequence CTGTCGGGCCGGCCGATCCCGCTGGGCGACTGGGGTGAGCCGACGGAGCGCCTGGACGAGCTGTACCGGTGGGCCGAGGAGGGGGCGCTGCGGGTCGCCGACTGGTACCTCGCCGACCGGGCGTGGAAGCGGCGCGCGGCACGGGCGTTGCGCGCCGGCGCCGCGCTCGCGGCCACGGTGGGCGCCGTGCTCCCCCTCCTGGAGCTGACCCACACGTTGAGCGCCGGCGCGGCCTGGGGCTGCCTCGCGCTGGTCGCCGCCGTCGCGTGCCTGGGCTGCGACCGCTTCTTCGGCCTCACCTCGGGCTGGATGCGGGACATGGCCACGGCGCAGGCGGTGCACCGGCGGCTTGAGGCGCTCCAGTTCGACTGGTCCGTGGAGAACGTCCGCGAGGTGCTCGGTCCCACCGACGGCACCGCGAGCGAGGCGGCGGAGCGCTGCCTCGGGGTGTTGCGCCGCTTCGTGGAGGACGTGACGGAGTTGGTGCGGGCCGAGACGTCGGACTGGATGATCGAGTTCGGCTCGCGCTCGGCGCCGCTGAGCACCCAGTCGCTGGCGTGGCACGCCCGTCCGGAGTCGGGCACTCCGCTCAGTCGGCTGCTGCTGCCCCCCGGCACCCGGCCCAACATGCCGCGCCAGCGCCCGCCCGAGTCCCCCCGCTAG